A region of the Myxococcus stipitatus DSM 14675 genome:
TGATGTCGAACGGCGTGTCCTTCAGCACGAGGTCCGGGTGCCACGTCTGGAAGGAGCGCTGCGGCACGAGGCTGCGCTCGCGAAGCATCAGGACGACCTTGAGCAGCGCCGCGAGCCCCGATGCCGTCTGCAGGTCACCCACCGACTCCGCGACGGCTCCCAGCGACACCTGCCGGGCTTCTCGATACGCACCGCCCAGCCCGGTGATGAGATGACCATCCCAGGCGGGCACGCCGGTCGCCCCCGTCTCCAGGAAGGAGACCGAGGAGACCGGGACATCGGCTCGGCGCAGGGCCTCTCGCGCGGCGTGATGATGGGCGCGAGGGTCCGTCCCCGTCAGCGCGGGGCCCGCGCCCCGGTTCACGCCCGCCACGCCTCGCAGCACCGCCTGGATGGGGTCACCATCCCTGCGCGCGGCCTCCAGCGGCTTGAGCAGCAACATCACCGCGCCCTCGCCCAGCGCGGTGCCGTCCGCCCGGGCATCGAGCGGGAACACGCCTCGCGTCGAGAGCCGCCGCAGCTTGCCGTGCAGCACCGAGTCCATCGGCGACAAGGCGGGGCTCGCCGCGCCCACCAAGGCCATGTCCCACTCACCGCTCATCAGCCCCTGGACCGCCGACTCCAGCGCGGCCAGACCTGAAGCGGCGTGCGCGTCCACGCAGAAGTGCGGGCCGTGCAGGTCGAACAGGCTGCAGACCCGCCCCAGCACCGGGCTCGTGAAGCCCCAGAACGCCCAGTCCTCCGAGCGGTCGATGTGCTGCTGGACGAGCTCCGACTCCAGCTCTCGAGTGACCTGCTCCGCCTGCGCCGGAGTGAGCTGGCTCCACGCCGGAGCCGCGCGCGCGGCACTCAGCAGCTCCGGGAGGCGCCACTTCGTGTTGAACCCCACGTTGCTCTTGCGCCCCATGCCACTGGAGCCGGCAATCACCGCGACGCGGTCTCGCGCGAAGGCCCGCTCGGGGGTGTAGCCCGCGCTCGTCATCGCCTGGAAGGCGGCCTCGAGCACCATCATCTCCATGGAGTGCAGCAGCCGCGTCTCGATGGGCGGGACCTTGAACTTCTTCCAGTCGAAGCGCAGCCCCTCGACGGGCGCGCCGAGGAACGAGTACGTGCGGTCCACCGCGCCCGGGTCATCGCCGCCGTACTGGCTCCAGTCCCAGCGCGCGCCCGACAGGTGACGCACGGCCACGTGCCCGGATTGGAGGTTGCGCCAATAGGTTGGCACGTCGGGCGCGTCCGGCAGGACACATCCCGTCCCGATGATGGCGATGGGCTCCTGGCGAAGACTACCCATGGGCGCGCCTCTCGAAGACTCGCGGATGGAGCACCCCGGACGGGTCCAGGGCGGTTCTCAGGTACGCCTTCTGCTCCGGCGAATAGGCATCCACGCTGATGGAGCAGTAGTCGTGGGCCTCCAGGCAGACGTTCCCCTCCGCGTCCCAGAGGGTGAAGTCGTAGAAGATGAGCTCGCCCACCTCGCGGTTGAGCCGCGCCAGACACCACAGCCGCTCACCGGGCCTCGGCGTCCGGCCCAACACCAGCCGGTGCGCCCCCTTCGGAACAGGGGCCCGGAGGTTGTGCAGGATGCCCAGCGTCCCCGCGAGCTGGAAGCAGCCATCGAGGACGAAGGGATTGAGCCAGAAGCGCGCCCAGGGAATCGACGTGAAGCAAGACGTCGGCTCGGGGATGCGCAGGCTCGCGACCGCCTCCGTCGCGTGCGGGTAGCTGATCCAATCCACGATGCGGAACGGAGGCCCCACGTGGAAGTACGCGTCCTGCACGTAGGAGCGGCTGAAGGGCAGCTCCCCGTCCACGCCTCGGGCCGCACCGAATCCCTGGGGCACCTTCCGGAGAGGGCGCTCGCCCAGGTGAACCTCCGCGCGGTAGTGCAGCACGTCCGAGCGCAGCACCGCGCCCCTGGGATTCAGCAGGTCCGAGTACGCGGAGACCTCGAAGCCCTCTCGCGTCCGCACGGCGCGGACACACGCTTGCGTCGGGCGCTCGGGGCGGACGCGGATGAACTTCTCCAGCGAGACACCGCGAACCTCGCGGACGGCGTCTCCCCCCGCGACCGCCGCGACCTCGGCGAGCCACTCGATGGCCGATGCACCCGGCAACACGGGGATACCATTGACCCGGTGCTCGGTGAGGTAGGCGTCCTCATCGAGCGCGAACATGCGCACCCAGCCATCGCGCTCACGCTCCGTTCCCTGCATGGGGAACGAGCCTCGCTCCTCTTCGTCCACCCGCGCGGGCGCGCCGAGGAACAAGGGCGCGAGCTGGATGCGCCGACGCGGGGCCCGCGCGGCCGGAACGCTCCCCGCCGCGAAGTCCAGGGTCAGCGTCGCGGGCTCGTAGACCATGCTCAAGGCGTTGTCCGCCCGGCAGATGGTCTTCATCGACGGTGACGCCGCCTCCTCGCCACAGTCGCGCAGGAAGTCCACCGCGGTGTCCAGCGTGATGCCGCCCCAGTGCCCTTGGACCAGCTGCTCCAGCCGCCGGTAGCGATGCAGGGAGTCCTCCTGCATGTCCTGCAACATCTCCAGGGCCACGGCCTCGTGTCCTCGGGCCGCCTTGTGCGCGACCCGGAGGTGATTGGTGGAGACGATGAAGTCCCGCTCCGGATGCGCCGTGTACTGCCCCGAGTTCCGCCCCACCTGCTCCCAGACCATCGACGCG
Encoded here:
- a CDS encoding C45 family autoproteolytic acyltransferase/hydolase is translated as MPSDTGGSLPLVVLSGRPYEVGRQYGSLMREEIARAVAVEDEAILPMLELIGTTEQALRGRLETLAALLPEDIHEEVRGVAEASGFPEETILYHTLVLDILSGAPLGCSQFAAFGRATVGGKVLHGHNLDVPYASLAKFLRPTCIVYRLEGRIPFASVTFWPVALGVCSGMNAEGLSLGVNVPVAPLDPRTFYPLTFQNREVLSRARTLDEARAVLEGLPRGGSWNLMMSHRSGASMVWEQVGRNSGQYTAHPERDFIVSTNHLRVAHKAARGHEAVALEMLQDMQEDSLHRYRRLEQLVQGHWGGITLDTAVDFLRDCGEEAASPSMKTICRADNALSMVYEPATLTLDFAAGSVPAARAPRRRIQLAPLFLGAPARVDEEERGSFPMQGTERERDGWVRMFALDEDAYLTEHRVNGIPVLPGASAIEWLAEVAAVAGGDAVREVRGVSLEKFIRVRPERPTQACVRAVRTREGFEVSAYSDLLNPRGAVLRSDVLHYRAEVHLGERPLRKVPQGFGAARGVDGELPFSRSYVQDAYFHVGPPFRIVDWISYPHATEAVASLRIPEPTSCFTSIPWARFWLNPFVLDGCFQLAGTLGILHNLRAPVPKGAHRLVLGRTPRPGERLWCLARLNREVGELIFYDFTLWDAEGNVCLEAHDYCSISVDAYSPEQKAYLRTALDPSGVLHPRVFERRAHG